In Hydractinia symbiolongicarpus strain clone_291-10 chromosome 15, HSymV2.1, whole genome shotgun sequence, one DNA window encodes the following:
- the LOC130628801 gene encoding uncharacterized protein LOC130628801 has protein sequence MSEDLESDVSNFYSHSENQLETINIRDIHDDFPDEPPPPPQPQHRKNIAGQKRKQADVSTRRWTWSSEMVESLLLNLNEYKSSKTFEGLDFEADFIKMYGDLRSMMSRMYPVSDFGPESIPAKEETETNMEYKKRVEQLDKSKKEGYARIKNKIRELRRGYKHAVDKGTRSGSGRLVAEHYNILKEIWGGCSSVTAIPQGKVSLNIEEDNIVSEDEESEAPVIPEEGREAPEEARVIPEDEGKYKNMQKKLSAHQRDMVLVDLTREELEIKRQNTELLRKSLEGTEQAIKAMTESINSIGNGIKDGLGLLANAFLQSQAQPAPHPPYPYYNQGHHAPQYQQPFMSPPQTPRRTEEK, from the coding sequence ATGTCAGAGGATCTAGAGAGTGATGTTTCAAATTTTTACAGCCATTCAGAAAATCAGTTAGAAACAATCAATATCAGAGATATTCATGACGATTTTCCGGATgagccaccaccaccaccacaaccacagcacagaaaaaatattgctgGACAAAAAAGAAAGCAAGCAGACGTTTCCACCAGAAGATGGACATGGAGTAGTGAGATGGTCGAATCTCTTTTACTCAACCTAAATGAGTATAAGAGTTCAAAAACATTTGAGGGGCTTGACTTTGAGGCTGATTTCATTAAAATGTATGGAGATTTAAGGTCCATGATGAGTAGAATGTACCCGGTCTCTGATTTTGGCCCCGAATCAATTCCAGCAAAAGAAGAGACCGAAACAAATATGGAATACAAAAAACGAGTTGAGCAGTTGgataaatcaaaaaaagaagGGTACGCccgcataaaaaacaaaattagagAACTGAGACGTGGGTACAAACATGCTGTAGATAAAGGTACTCGTTCTGGTTCGGGAAGACTTGTTGCTGAACATTACAACATTTTGAAGGAAATTTGGGGTGGTTGTTCTTCAGTGACAGCTATACCGCAAGGTAAAGTTTCACTGAATATTGAAGAAGACAACATCGTTTCGGAGGATGAGGAGTCGGAAGCACCTGTGATACCGGAGGAGGGACGTGAAGCACCAGAGGAAGCACGTGTAATACCGGAGGATgaaggaaaatataaaaacatgcaaaaaaaattatctgcgCATCAACGAGATATGGTGTTAGTTGACTTAACACGGGAAGAGCTAGAGATAAAACGTCAAAACACTGAATTGTTGCGAAAATCACTGGAAGGGACAGAGCAGGCAATAAAAGCAATGACCGAATCAATAAATTCTATTGGAAATGGAATAAAGGACGGCCTAGGACTTTTGGCCAATGCATTTTTACAATCTCAAGCACAACCAGCTCCTCATCCTCCATATCCTTATTACAATCAAGGTCATCACGCACCACAATATCAACAACCGTTTATGTCTCCACCTCAAACACCAAGGAGAACTGAAGAAAAATAG
- the LOC130628799 gene encoding uncharacterized protein LOC130628799: MPPKGKSKAQNIKFSQLGKYTSNRKKINDMDLKISNQSNLIEEKQKQLAALSSEITLIERDVDKLRNRLARKRKRVRHLNYECSKNRVDSEVKFSISKVTAERRSKFPSSSDLNRSAKDTRRLETFEACSAIHGGSKESVQPVMFGMIDTLCSKIPSKMFAKSLLNAKSSVVKQIKETTIKIANEEFYNSEDNKLRSLNVFYSHNVMGKAKYMAIRKANRISQNKQNSVVNYIQYPHLATIINNIDIGTLHDIHPTLTFGDETKSVTGNYRSCDEFLLRLAKFYLKVNRQRSDKLKTFNMLEKKDFESFLFVFALGGDGAPICGMSFLVSFLNVGNRICSSSENFLIFGGDTEENSTVVRNYVLKLLSDVKFLESQVFTVYVDEVAYKVEFLLGELPNDMKMLAFLAGELTNSAYYFSTFGNVNKDNSAKFEYTYGTKQSDKWMPFNYHKRISDAKKVEGKKKEIEVKCKGNSATKRSNLTSYISKVLKGRQEEVPLVGHYIDKAKGEPLHLKNNVVKEHFMKLFNLCLATAPLNSYKAFKDIPSSHALIKFVNFIRSAMGCNFLSKKIIRWFNESSSKNESSFTFRFRGKESKAFLCHFPELNLLILNELKSEQMKIRLHQIHFQFICLRKIISLSVRVENFNLELLKDLKKQCKLLFKSSCWYDVSVSPSLWTLCNCIPFHAESTLLCYGFGIGCNSMEGREQKHQMIVKYSNNTTFQCRWPRIFHHEYIQLLHLRENGYDKLHYVSRGSDYIPERDMCCEHCLLLVRNNLKCQLCESAFMKKVFSDLEI; the protein is encoded by the coding sequence ATGCCTCCTAAAGGAAAGTCAAAGGCACAAAACATTAAGTTTTCCCAGTTAGGAAAATATAcatcaaacagaaaaaaaatcaacgatatggatttgaaaatttcaaatcaGAGTAACCTAATtgaggaaaaacaaaaacaattagcaGCATTGAGCAGTGAGATAACTTTGATTGAAAGGGATGTTGATAAGTTAAGAAATAGATTAGCTAGAAAAAGAAAACGTGTTAGACACCTAAACTATGAGTGTAGTAAGAATAGAGTGGACTCTGAAGTCAAATTTAGCATCAGCAAGGTAACAGCTGAGAGGCGTAGTAAATTCCCATCATCTAGTGATTTAAATAGATCAGCAAAAGATACACGTCGTCTGGAAACATTTGAAGCTTGTTCTGCCATTCACGGAGGGTCTAAGGAATCTGTTCAGCCGGTTATGTTTGGTATGATTGACACATTGTGTTCGAAAATCccctcaaaaatgtttgcaaaaagtTTATTGAATGCTAAATCATCTGTAGTAAAACAGATAAAGGAAACTACCatcaaaatagcaaatgaaGAATTTTACAATTCAGAAGATAATAAACTACGTTCTCTCAATGTTTTTTACAGCCACAATGTCATGGGGAAAGCTAAATACATGGCAATTAGAAAGGCAAATAGAATTTCCCAGAATAAACAGAATTCAGTGGTTAATTATATTCAGTATCCTCATTTAGCAACCATTATCAATAACATTGATATAGGAACACTACATGACATACATCCAACTCTAACCTTTGGAGATGAAACAAAATCAGTTACAGGAAATTATAGATCGTGTGATGAATTTTTGTTACGATTGgcaaaattctatttaaaaGTGAATCGTCAACGGAGTGACAAACTAAAAACATTCAATAtgcttgaaaaaaaagattttgaatctTTTCTGTTTGTATTTGCTCTTGGTGGGGATGGAGCTCCTATTTGTGGTATGTCATTTTTAGTCTCTTTTCTTAATGTTGGTAATCGGATATGCAGCAGCTccgaaaactttttaatttttggtggtgATACTGAGGAAAATTCTACTGTTGTACGCAATTATGTTCTCAAGTTGTTGTCGGACGTGAAGTTTTTGGAAAGTCAGGTTTTCACTGTTTATGTTGATGAAGTTGCCTacaaagttgaatttttattggGTGAATTACCTAACGATATGAAGATGTTGGCTTTTTTGGCTGGGGAACTAACAAATTCAGCCTACTACTTTTCAACGTTCGGAAATGTAAATAAAGATAATTCAgccaaatttgaatatacaTACGGAACCAAGCAAAGTGACAAATGGATGCCCTTCAACTATCACAAACGCATAAGTGATGCCAAAAAGgttgaaggtaaaaaaaaagaaatcgaaGTTAAATGCAAAGGAAATAGTGCAACGAAACGTAGTAACTTGACATCTTATATATCTAAAGTTTTGAAAGGTAGACAAGAAGAAGTCCCCTTGGTTGGCCATTATATTGATAAAGCAAAAGGCGAACCTCTTCATCTGAAGAACAATGTCGTCAAAGAGCACTTCATGAAGTTATTCAATCTATGTTTGGCAACTGCTCCATTGAATTCCTACAAAGCATTTAAAGATATACCTTCCTCACATgctttaattaaatttgttaattttatacgTTCAGCAATGGGATGTaattttttgtcgaaaaaaattATCCGGTGGTTTAATGAAAGCAGTTCTAAGAATGAAAGTAGTTTCACTTTTCGTTTTCGTGGAAAGGAGAGTAAAGCCTTTCTTTGTCATTTCCCAGaattaaatttacttattttaaatgaattgaagagtgaacaaatgaaaataaggctgcatcaaatccattttcagttcatatgtttgcgaaaaattatttcactatcAGTACGTGTAGAGAATTTCAATTTGgaacttttaaaagatttaaagaagCAATGTAAACTACTTTTCAAGTCAAGCTGTTGGTATGATGTAAGCGTCTCACCCAGTTTATGGACTTTATGTAACTGCATACCTTTCCATGCTGAAAGTACTTTGCTGTGCTACGGTTTCGGAATTGGATGTAATAGTATGGAAGGGCGGGAGCAAAAGCACCAGATGATTGTAAAGTATTCTAACAATACCACTTTCCAATGTCGCTGGCCAAGAATTTTCCATCACGAGTACATACAATTGTTGCATCTGAGAGAAAACGGTTACGATAAGTTGCACTATGTTTCAAGAGGATCTGATTACATACCAGAGAGAGATATGTGTTGTGAACATTGCTTGCTGCTTGTTAGAAATAACTTGAAATGCCAACTATGTGAGAGTGCTTtcatgaaaaaggttttttctgatttagaaatttag